CGTCCCTTGGGCACCCTTCGAGACCCAGCATGCGCATCTCCCGCGATGGCTCGTTGCTGTTCGCGACCACCGGGAGTGGAGCACCAGGCTTGCCCGCGAGTTGGACGTCCAATAAGAGTCGGGCAATGGACGCCAAGACGACTCGTTACACGGGCGGTTGCCTCTGCGGCGCGTTGCGGTACGAAGCCGAGGGTGAGCCGTTGTTCGCTGGCTATTGCTACTGCGTCGACTGTCGCAAGGCCTCGGGTTCGGGGTTCATCCCCTTCATGGGCTTCTCGAGCGCCGCGGTTCGCTTCAGTGGCGAAACGCGACAGTTCCGGTCGAAGTCCTTCAGGGGCGGTGACTCCGTGCGCAATTTCTGTCCCGTCTGCGGAGGACTCGTCTTCGGTGGAGAGGTCGGCAAGGACGATTCCCATACCATCTATGCGGGCTCCCTGGACGACCCCTCATCCTTCCAACCGAAGGTCGCGATCTTCACACGAGACCGTCCCGCCTGGGTCGTCATGCCGCCGGACCTCCCCGCCTTCGACACCATGCCGGAGTGAGCTCACAGGACGAAGCGCACGGCTTCCACCACGATTTCTGGCTCCGTGAACTGCGGGAAATGTCCGCTTCGGCTGGCGATCATCTGCCTCCCTTTGGGCGACAGTGCAGCCAGGCCCCGCT
This DNA window, taken from Archangium lipolyticum, encodes the following:
- a CDS encoding GFA family protein, translating into MDAKTTRYTGGCLCGALRYEAEGEPLFAGYCYCVDCRKASGSGFIPFMGFSSAAVRFSGETRQFRSKSFRGGDSVRNFCPVCGGLVFGGEVGKDDSHTIYAGSLDDPSSFQPKVAIFTRDRPAWVVMPPDLPAFDTMPE